In a genomic window of Variovorax paradoxus:
- a CDS encoding tripartite tricarboxylate transporter substrate binding protein yields MKLRSLLTLLPVVAAGTAWLGAATASAADTFPSKPVKILVGFSPGGSNDVVARLIAPRLAEGLGQQVLIDNRPGAGGNIAASALLAAPADGHTLLMCTTGTLSIQPHVLKSMPFDPEKDIVPVTQVVNAPYMLLVNASLPVKNVKELVAYAKQKPGEINFASSGTATGGHLAGEMLKSRAGIDIVHVAYKGTGQATTDLIAGQVSMIFDQPVSSMQYARAGKLRALAVASPRRLAAFPEIPTVAEAGVAEVESVTWAGICAAKNTPPAVVERLQREIAKVLAQPEIAKRLTSDGLEPVGSTPEQFRAFLAADKRKWGRVVKDADVKAE; encoded by the coding sequence ATGAAACTCCGCTCCCTCCTCACGCTGCTGCCGGTCGTGGCCGCGGGCACGGCCTGGCTCGGCGCCGCCACCGCGAGCGCGGCCGACACCTTTCCATCGAAGCCCGTGAAGATCCTCGTGGGCTTCTCGCCGGGCGGCTCGAACGACGTGGTGGCGCGGCTGATCGCGCCCAGGCTCGCCGAAGGGCTGGGCCAGCAGGTGCTGATCGACAACCGCCCCGGCGCCGGCGGCAACATCGCGGCCTCGGCCCTGCTCGCCGCGCCGGCCGATGGCCACACGCTGCTGATGTGCACCACGGGCACGCTGTCGATCCAGCCGCATGTGCTGAAAAGCATGCCCTTCGATCCCGAGAAGGACATCGTGCCGGTCACGCAGGTCGTCAATGCACCCTACATGCTGCTGGTCAACGCGAGCCTGCCGGTGAAGAACGTGAAGGAGCTGGTCGCCTACGCGAAGCAGAAGCCCGGCGAGATCAACTTCGCGTCCTCGGGCACGGCCACGGGCGGCCACCTCGCGGGCGAGATGCTCAAGAGCCGCGCGGGCATCGACATCGTGCACGTGGCCTACAAGGGCACGGGCCAGGCCACGACCGACCTGATCGCGGGCCAGGTCTCGATGATCTTCGACCAGCCCGTGAGCTCGATGCAGTACGCGCGCGCCGGCAAGCTGCGCGCGCTCGCGGTGGCCAGTCCGCGCCGGCTCGCGGCCTTTCCCGAGATTCCGACCGTGGCCGAGGCCGGCGTCGCCGAGGTCGAGTCCGTGACCTGGGCCGGCATCTGCGCGGCGAAGAACACGCCGCCGGCCGTGGTCGAACGCCTGCAGCGCGAGATCGCGAAGGTGCTCGCACAGCCCGAGATCGCCAAGCGCCTCACGTCCGATGGACTCGAGCCGGTGGGCAGCACGCCCGAGCAGTTCCGCGCCTTCCTCGCGGCCGACAAGCGCAAGTGGGGCCGCGTGGTGAAGGACGCCGACGTCAAGGCCGAATGA